Sequence from the Azospirillum formosense genome:
ATCGCCACGGGCGCCCGCGCCCGCACCCTGCCGGGTCTGGAGGACGATGGCAACCTCGTCTGGACCTACCGCAAGGCGATGACCCCGAACACGACGCCGAAGTCGCTGCTGGTCATCGGCTCCGGCGCCATCGGCATCGAGTTCGCCAGCTTCTACAACGAGCTGGGGGCCAAGGTGACGGTGGTCGAGGTGATGGACCGCATCCTGCCGGTCGAGGACGAGGAAATCTCGGCCTTCGCCCGCAAGCAGTTCGAAAAGCAGGGCATGCGGATCATCACCAACGGCAAGGCCGGCAACCTGCGCAAGGGCGCCGACAGCGTGACGGTGGCGGTTGAGGCCAACGGCAAGACCGAGGACATCACGGTCGACCGCGTGATCCTCGCCGTCGGCATTTCGCCGAACACGGAAAACCTGGGCCTGGAGAACACCAAAGTCCAGACCGACCGCGGCCACATCAAGACCAACGCCAACTGCCAGACCGACGAGCCGGGCGTCTACGCCATCGGCGACGTGACGGGGGCTCCCTGGCTCGCCCACAAGGCCAGCCACGAGGGCGTGATCGCCGTCGAGCACATCGCCGGCAAGCACCCGCACGCGCTCGACGTCCGCAACATCCCGGGCTGCACCTACTCGCACCCGCAGATCGCGTCGGTCGGCCTGACCGAGAAGAAGGCGAAGGAGGCGGGCTACGAGGTCCGCGTCGGCCGCTTCCCCTTCATCGGCAACGGCAAGGCCATCGCGCTCGGCGAGGCGGACGGCATAGTGAAGACCGTGTTCGACGCGAAGACCGGCGAGCTGCTGGGCGCCCACATGGTCGGCGCCGAGGTGACGGAGCTGATCCAGGGCTACACGGTCGCCAAGACCATGGAGACCACCGAGCAGGAGCTGATGCAGACGGTGTTCCCGCATCCGACCCTGTCGGAAATGATGCACGAGTCGGTTCTTGATGCCTACGGCCGGGCCATCCACTTCTAAGTGGCGGGTCTGATCGGCGGTCGTTTTCTCCCTC
This genomic interval carries:
- the lpdA gene encoding dihydrolipoyl dehydrogenase; translated protein: MADMNYDLIVIGGGPGGYVAAIRAAQLGLSTAVVERENLGGICLNWGCIPTKALLRSAEVLRNAKHATEYGLVIQNPSFDLDKVVQRSRKVAGQLNGGVKHLLKKNKVAVIEGEAKLLGKGQVAVTKGGAAVGTFGAKNIIIATGARARTLPGLEDDGNLVWTYRKAMTPNTTPKSLLVIGSGAIGIEFASFYNELGAKVTVVEVMDRILPVEDEEISAFARKQFEKQGMRIITNGKAGNLRKGADSVTVAVEANGKTEDITVDRVILAVGISPNTENLGLENTKVQTDRGHIKTNANCQTDEPGVYAIGDVTGAPWLAHKASHEGVIAVEHIAGKHPHALDVRNIPGCTYSHPQIASVGLTEKKAKEAGYEVRVGRFPFIGNGKAIALGEADGIVKTVFDAKTGELLGAHMVGAEVTELIQGYTVAKTMETTEQELMQTVFPHPTLSEMMHESVLDAYGRAIHF